In Mus musculus strain NOD/MrkTac chromosome 4 genomic contig, GRCm38.p6 alternate locus group NOD/MrkTac MMCHR4_NOD_IDD9_2, the sequence CTCCCACCCACGCCTGACAACTCGAGTTCTGTGTCCCGGACCCACACGGTGGAAACAGCTGACTCCCCTCAGTGGTCCGTGGACccctgcacatgcacactgtggcagGTGTGTGCCCCCCCACGCtgacataataaatacataaataatgtaGTAAAGGAAAAGGAGATAGGACAGCTGGGCTCAGGCAGGTCCCTTGGCCACACCTCGAGGCTCAGGTGCAGGGAGAGACCAGCTGTCTAGGATTGCCCGAGACCATCCTTATTTTAGCATTGAAAGTTCTTCATTGGGGGAAAACGGAGATGACTGGGCATTTGAAACATAGCGCCAAGGGCAAGCacactcttgtatcttttgcTTATTGGAGTCTGTAGGGGATGGGGAAGAAGTGGGGGCCTTGGAGTatgatgaggcaggaggacctgaaAGAGGCCTGGGACCCACCCGACATCTTGAACAGCAGGGCCgtgcgacacacacacacaccctccaccttgccagctgtgctctgtgctccAGCTGCCCTGACGGCCTGGCCCAGGGCAGCAGCTGAGGTGACATTTCCCTGGGTCTGTTGACACTTGAGTCCCAGAACATAAATGATTTTCTTGTCTTAATGAGCAAACAATCGGGGCAGCCCAGCTCTCTCTCTGGATCCCTGCTGAGCCAATTGGCCAGGCAAAGGCTCACTCACTTTTGCCCAGAGCGCACAGCTGTTCCTTCGTCTCTGTTCTGCAGGTCTCCAGGCCCTGGCCTCCAAGGACTGATGCTGGACAGGTAGGTGTGGTAAGGGCACTGTTCTGAAGGGTTCTGCTAGGCTCTGAGGTTGTCACTTCCATGGCCTCTTTGTGGAGAGTGTCCATGGAGTAGTAGTGACGTTCGTGGGTCTGGGCTTTGGCAaaactccccccaacccccatcctccATGCATAAGTCTGAAGCTGTCTGAAAGAACCTGGGGGGATTCTGCTGTGGTAGGAAGTCTCTGGGTCCTGCTGAGCTAAGATTCTCTCTGTAAGGTCCCCAGTGGCAGGCGCTGCTCCTTTGCAAGGATATCCATTCCTGAGGTACACAGCTGTTGTCTCTATTTCCCTCTCTCTgactcccctcctctctcttccccctcttttgttttgagacagaattttcactaggtagccctgactggcctgaaattttctatgtagaccaggctggccttgattgtACAGAGGtccacttgcctctgtttcctgaatgcttcaaaggtgtgtgctacaacgctcaaacctctctctctctctccttcttcttcttcttcttcttcttcttcttcttcttcttcttcttcttcttcttcttcttcttcttcttcctcttcctcttcctcttcctcttcctcttcctcttcctcttcctcttcctcttcctcttcctcttcctcttcctccttctcttctcttccttccttccttccttccttccttccttccttccttccttccttccttccttccttcctttctttctctctctctctctctctctctctctctctctctctctctctctttctttctttctttctttctttctttctttttgtttattttttgagacagggtttctctgtgtagctctggctgccctggaactcactttgtagaccaggctggcctcgaactcagaaatccgcctgcctctgcctgcctctgcctgcctcctgagtgctggcatcaccacacctggctcttcttttctttttttaaaggtagggtctcatgtagcccaggctggccttgaattcactaagtagctgaggatgaccttgaacttgtggtcttcctgtctctatctGCTGAGTGTCAGAGAGGGAATCGGGTCTCCTTCTACACGTGCCTAGgtggttgaactcaggtcataagacttggcagtgAGGCAGAAGCATCTCGCTGTCCCTTACCCACTCATGGCTGTGTACCCCatgattgattgtttgtttgttcgtttgtttatttatttatttttaaaagatttatttattattatatgtaagtacattgtagctgtcttcagacacaccaaaagagggagtcagatcttgttacggatggttgtgagccaccatgtggttgctgggatttgaactctggaccttcggaagagcagtcgggtgctcttacccactgagccatctcaccagccttgtttatttattttttaacagctCAGGGGAATGAAACCCAGGGAGTGCTAGGCAACCATCCATTTGACCACCCGAGCTATGCTCCACCccaagtttttgttgttttgagacaagggttttttttttttgttgttgttgttgttggtttgtttgtttgtttgtttgcttgtgtttgttttgttttggtttggttttttggtttttcgagacagggtttctctgtgtagccctggctgtcctggaactcactttgtagaccagactggcctcaaactcagaaattcacctgcctctgcctctcgagtgctgggactaaaggcttgtgccaccacgcccggcgagacAAGGTTTTACTATATAGCCCAAACTGTTCTTTAACTCTTGGGAAACCCCTCGCCTCACACCCCCCAAGCGTTAGGGATATGGGTGTGAATCACTGAGGCACCAGGCACTGGCTTTTCCTCCTAGTCTTAGGTGTTCCCATAGCCACCCGGGAGGAGCCAGCTCCTCTTACCCTCCAACGACTTTGAGTCTCTTCATGCCATTAGTTCCAAAGTTTTCCTGGACTGCCCTGGGCTGCAGTGTCCTTCCTCCTTGCACTTCTTTCATTACCAGACACCCATCTTTATCCAAAACACCAATTGCTATCTTCCCACTACAGGGTGGCAATGAGAGCCCAGGACAATAGGGTGCCCACCATGCTGGCCTAGACAGTACATAGGCTGAGAGGCTGACCCTGCTCTTTGGAGCCTAGCATGTTCGGTTGTGTTCTAAGCATCCCTATAAGAGGTCTGCTCCCCTGAAATATAAGAGTATCAGAGTCTCTTAATAACTACCACCATACCCCTTGGTCTACTGATCTCTCCATGACCTCattatcctcttttttttttcaagacagggtttttctctgtatagccctggctgtcctggaactcactctgtagaccaggctggcctcgaactcagagatccgcctgcctctgcctcccaagtgctgggatcaaaggcgtgcgccaccactgccccgtgCCATTATCCTCTTGAGTATCCTCCAAGTACCCATGTTCCTTGGCCCAGAGTGACCATGTCTCCCTGATCAACTGGATGGTGACTTTGCCTTATCTCTTCAGACACCATGGCTGCTGTCCCTTCGAGGGGAGCTGGTGGCTTCTCTGGAGGACGCCAGCTTGATGGGATTAGAGGTGGATATTGGTGCCACCATGGTCACCATCCAAAGCCCAAGACAAGAACTTCTTCAGAGGCAGGAGGTCAGTGGTGGATGGCAGGCAGGCCATGCCAAGCTTGAGGGAGGGCTCTGTAGCCTGGCACCCCAAGGAACACTTTGTCACGCTGAAGTGCCAATTCACGTGTCCACCTGTGAGACTGGACAGATTTAGGCAGGCGGCTTCGAAAATTGGGCCCCATTAGCGTAAAGTGCACTGCTCGGCAGATGAGGGGCTCCGGCAATCATGTATTCAGTGAGTCCTGATCATGGTGGCAGGAGCGTAATTACCATCTCTTTAAATAGCCCAAAGTTGCCGTGGAAGAGAAGACGGCTCACATGACACTTGCTCCGAGCTTGCTTCCTGCTAAAAATATCCTGGCTAAATAATATTTCCTGGTTGCACTGGAGCAACAGGCCCTGGCCTGGAGTCTGACTCTTGGGGCTTTGTTCAGAGATGAGGTGGAAGGTAGAGTGGATAGGCAGGGCACTTACGGAGGGAATGGGCCTCTGGAAGGAACAGTGGCCACAGGGGGACCTTCCTGCTTCCCCAGGTGTGGAACACCTCTCTGGAGCTGCTGCCGTTGTGGCTGGTGAGCGGTTCCTATGCCTACTCCTTCGAGGCTGCGTGCCCACTGGGTAAGACCCAGGGGTGCCCCTAATGCCCACCTCTCTGACCTTAGCACTATCTGTCACTTCTGTTTTCTCCCCTCTGCTAACCACCTTGCCCCCCTACCCCAGTCTGCCTCCCCTTTTCTTATCTCCAACCCGGGTGCTGGGAGGAGTTTGAGGGGATGCCAGAGCAGGCTGACTGGTATGTAGAGTGTGACTAAGGACCAATCTATCTTACCAACCTGGGATCTGGGAACTTCTCAGGCTCCAGGCAGGTTCTAGGGATGCTGAGGACAAAGATGGGAAAGGATCTGTGGTCTTATTCTGCAAGGTTTAGTTAAAGGTGATACCTTCCCTTCTGCACTGCCAAGAGACCAGGACTCTGGAAGTACTCTGCTGGCCTCTAAGggatttaaattctaaaaatctCACTATGCAAAGTTAGACAGACCAAGAGCTTTGTCCCGTGTGGGTAGATGAGAGATGAGGAACCCTGCAGGTTTGAttagaattttatcatgaaataaGTTTCAGAATGAGAACTCTAGGGAGTTTGGGGGCCTTGGGAGAATGTCCTTGCCAAGTCCTTATACATCTCCTGCCCTGTTGGTATTATTTGAAATATCTTTATTTGGAGACAAATGCTTTCATTTAGCAACTGCAGAGCTGGCTCAGAATGTCCCCGTGAGAGGGCTGACACGACAAAATTCTCACTAGTGTGTAAACAGCTGATGAGCTGTGCTTCCTGACAACGGCTTATAATGGAAGGAGCGCCAGGCAGGCTCATGGAATACAGTCTTAGAGAGAAAGGCCCTCCTGCTTTTCCACCGACCTTCCCAAATGACAGCATCCTCTGGGAGCCAGGCAGGGTatcctttttttcccttctcttgtTTGTCCATGCAAGCATGGTCTTAGGACCAAGTCCCAGTGTCTAAATCAATTGAGGAATGTGTGGGGCTGGTAGGCCCTGTGTGTCTGTAACCCGTTTTCTGGGTCACGTGTCCTTCCAGTGTCTTCCCAGCCAGGGTCGGAGATCTCGGTTCACATACCCAAGCAGAGACTGGGTCTGGTCAAAAGAGGATCCCTCATTGAAGAGTCTCTGAGCCCCAGGTTCCTTCAGGTACAGCAGACTGACACCTTCACAGTGGCTGAGGACAGGGACTTTGTGATTGTCAGCATACCGTCAACGAGGCTGCTTCAGGACCAGGTCAGTGTCCTGAGGACGCCTTTATGCTATTCCCTCTGAGGCTGCCTGCTTGGGCTACAGTTAGAGCCAGAAGTCAGAAATGCAGAGAGCAGGTCTTTGGGGGCTGGCTGGGAGGTGGCCTCTCCATTCAGACCCTAGAGGTTCAGCTTGGTTTTGGAGGTGGCCCCAACGAGGACAGCCATAGGGCATGGGTATAATCTTGTCACATGTAACCCGTGTCTTGCTGCCCTACAGCCATGCCAAAAGGCCAGAGAATCCCCGGGGACACAAGCTTTCTACAGGGTAGACCTGAGCCTGGACTTTGCAGAGATGGACTCCCCAGTACACTGGACGGTAGAGAACTTTTTCCAGTGTGTGGGTAAGTAAGGAACCCTGAAAGTGTGCTTGCTGGTTACAGGCACGTGCCACACAAGGTCGCATTTCCTGCCCTGAGTTTGTTCTCCTATGATAGATTTTCATTCTCTGGATGGGAGATGCAGGCAGCTTAGTGATTCTGTCAGGCATGCTGCTGGAGCTAGCTGGGATAAAGAGAGGCCTGGGTACCGAATGGGGAACAGGTACCCGGCTGTGGGTGGAAGAAGGGATGTGCTACAGCATGgggcttttaaaaacatttatttgtgtggggttttgcttgtttgtttgtttgtttgttttgttttgtttttcagaggtggagtttctctgtgtagccctggaactcactctgtagaccaggctagcctcaaactcagaaatctgcctgcctgtgcctcccaagtgctgggattaaaagtgtgcgtcaccactgcccggcttgttatgtttttgagacaggtttctctgtgtatccctggccatctggaactcattctgtagaccaggctggcctcgaactcagagatccgcctgcctctgcctcccaagtggtgtgattaaaggcatgcgccaccacgcccggctcctgaAGAGGATTTCTGAtggcctggaactggagctacagttaGTTGGgtgctgccgtgtgggtgctggaaccatCTCTTCACTGCGCAGCTTTTTCTTTCCAACAAGGgatctggagatctgaactctgcTCCTTGTATTCTGTGTGGCAACCACTTTACCCACTAGCCTCTCCTCTAGTCGTTTACTTttattctgagacagagtcttttttttttgttttgttttgttttttgtttttcaagacagggtttctctgtgtagtcctggctgtcctggaactcactctgtagaccaggctggcctcgaactcagaaatccacctgcctctgcctcccaagtgctgggattacaggcatgcaccaccactgcccggcctgagacagagtcttatgtgGAGCTTTGGTTGTTCTTAAACTTCCTCTGCCACTCTGGTACTGGGTTGGCAGGCATGTGTCTGCCACTTCTCTGAATGGTATCagaggttttgattttgtttgttttgttttgtgagatagTCAGTGACTCACTtggtccaggctgtccttgaactcaccgCCTAGTCAAAGGTCACATAGAAtttctggtccttctgcctctagcccacaagtgctgggattacgggcatgtgccaccacatctagtTTATGAAGTACTGGGGATCCAACCGGGGGCTTCACGTATATTGGGCAAACACTcttcccactgagctacatccctaccTAGTTCCCACTTCAGTCACTTTTCCCCCAATCTGGAACATAAGAGTCTCAGAGTCTGTCACAAACACTGCTCTGGAAAGTGGAGGCTCAGGTGAAGGCCTGGTCTGTACCTGTATGCCCCATTTCCATTTTGGTACGTCCTGCCGTCTCTGTGTGGGCTCCAGTTCCTCAGGTCAGTCAGTGCCTCAGACGTCTTAGCCCAAAGCTTTGCAGTGCATCCTGCATCCACGGGGACGCCAGgtaaacactgtgtgtgtgaacGCCACACGAGATGCTGCGACCCTGCCTTGAAGCAGGGGGTTTTTTGGTGAAAGCTGCGCTACCAGAAAACCTGGTATTCACACGTGCAAAACCACCAGGAGCAAAACCCATTCGAATCCAGCACGAGGAAATACACATAATTCACAAATGATGTCAATCACTTTCATCTCAGACTTCCTAACTGTCCTCAATAGAAGACAGACGGAAGGGAGATTGGACTCAGATGTTAGTAGTGCAAGAATGCCCTGTTACCAGGATATGATGTCTCGGTGCTgcataaaaatgtaattatattcaGAACTATATTTAAAGATTAAAAGGGGGACTGCCTACCACATCTAGCCCCAAACTCGgaattagaaacaaagacaaagccaggatgggttggggggtgggcagggaggggcGTTAGGACGGGTCACGTTCTAACCCGTCTGCTAAAAACGGAAATATTTCTCAAAAGTTTTTTGCGTGTTTCGGCGCTTTTGTTTTAACAGATTCCTGCGGCACTGATATTGATTTTGAAAGGGAGGGTTGGAACGCTACCCGGCCAGTATGCAGTCAGCGCTCAGAGGCCACCAGATGGGGGGGGGTCTCTCCAGCAGCCTGTGAGCAGAGATAAGAGACTTCTAAGAAATCTCTGGGAGGGCAGGTGGTCTCAGTGGGCGGTGCCAAGCGTGAGATGGACTTTGTCCTGGCCTCTGAAGGGTAGGTAGGCTCTTCACAGGGagataatgaataaaataccaaaatagcaacagcaataaaaacattttaggaagatttttttttcctccctgggAAGATTTACACTGGGAAAGAATGTTCCCtttctggttttattaatttCATATCAGCAGCCGGAATGAATCTCTCTCCTCCTTGGTCCCCAGCGCACCTCCTCTGAACCTCCCCTGCAGTTTCTAgggctttctgttctttttatagTCTCTGCGCCGAgttctcctgacttcctctgcaGTCTGGAAGCCTAGAGATCAGGAGCTGATGTGTCTCCTGTAGTTTTTCTTCTCCAGCTTTCTCCATCTTGCCTTTAGTAACTACTTAGTGAGTGCTTGTTAGACCCAATTTTCACCAGGGGTTTTCACAGAATgcttttctattgtcaatatgtGATTTGTGAGTTACAATATGGATGGACTGTCCAAGTGCCTGTGGTTATCCTTTTagatttcttcctcttcctcttcctcttcctcttcctcttcctcttcttcttcttcttcttctcctcctcctccttctccttcaccttttccttcttcttcctctcttcctcctcttcttcctcctctgcttcctcctttgtGTGAATGCTAgttttgcctgcacatgtgtCTATGTTCCATGTTTGTGCCTGGTACCTTCAAAGTTAAAGAGgtcaccagatcccctggaacttacaaactacaggtggttgtgacctaccacgtgggtgctggaaactgaacccaggtcctctgaaagagcagcaagtgctcttaactaccagGCTGTCTCTTCAGGCCCaggttacagattttttttttggtttttggagactgccctggaactcactctgtagaccaggctggcctcgaactcagaaatccacctgtctctgcttcccgagtgctgagattaaaggcgtgtgccaccacgcccggctgatttttttttttttttaagtctccctctttccctgacaaaaccaaaaccaaaaccaaaccagtgTTTAAGAGCAACCTAAGTGTTTCAGAGGCAGCTCTTGAGAGCATTGGAGTAAGTGGGGTGCCCAACCCTAGATAAGAAAGTcgatggtagtgtgtgtgtgtgtgtgtgtgtggctatagTTATCTTCACCTTCTGAAGTCGAGGTGAATGCTaggaaaatggctcagcaggtaaaggtgcttgctgcctagCCTGACAGCTCCAGTTTGAATCCCCACACCCACATAGCAGAAGGGAAGAAGTGACTCAGGCAAGTTGTCCTGGAGACATACAAAGTATAGCGTGTGTGCTTCCTGGTAATCAAACTTTTAAATATGCAAATGAGAGAACCTGGAGGAAAGTGTCCATGGGGTCAGGTAAGGTGTATAAACCAGTGAGGGTCTGGACTCCCAGGGCCCAGGGTGAGGGTGATACAGTATGGGTggaagcagcaggagcaggagccatCAGACTTCCTGAAGAGACAGGCTGACTTCTCTGAAGATGTGACTGAGAGGTTTCTTGTAAGGAGGTAGACCACGATGCCATGTCTGTTCATTTTTCCATGTAACGCTGATTACAGAAAGTGTTCTctaagagctgggcatggtgtccCATGTCTATGACCTCAGCTTTGGGGTCCgagacaggaggaaggatggtGAGGTCGagaatagcctgggctacatatggaAATCCGGTCACAACAAAACCGGTACAAAATCTCACTGTTTTAACCAACCTACAGCCTGAACCAAGAATGTTGAATGACTATAGCCTAGGCCTACAGATTAGGAGTTGCTACTTAGCAGGTCTAGGGAATGCTACCAGCATCTGGTACCCAGAGGCCAGGGGTGCTGCTGGTCATCTTAAAATGTACAAGGTGCCCCACCCCACTGGACAACATGGTCTGGTCTAGAACATCAACAATATTTGGAATGGCTAACCTGAGAATGAGTGGACATGGAAAAATTACCCAGTTCTGATTGATTCTTGGGCTGGGCCAATCAGTGTATGATACCTCAAAGTAGGAGAGGGCtgtgtgctaaaaccatctggtagCATCCAGGCTGGTCTTTGCAGAAGTGTGGATTTATGTATTCTAAGTTTGTTGGTTTTCGAAAGGGAGTCTCAAGCcgggactggccttgaacttgctattccaggttggccttgaacttttgatgcTTTGTCAACACTTTTCGAGTTGCTAGGATCATTGGCTTATGCCACGAAGGCTCTTGCATGTTGGGCAAACGCTCTGCCAATTTAACTGCATTTCTAGCCTATACCGGTTAAATGTAAAGGCCTGTGAGAGTCAGCTGTGAGACAGCTCCTATCTCAGTGCTGGGCACTGACCACCAAGCTTCTGCTCTTCTCGGAAGGGGATGGATGCTCACGGCCTTCATGGCTGGCGTCAGGAAGACTTTTACCTCCTTAGGGGGAAGGCTGACCTCTGCTTTCCATTTTGACAGGATCAAGGGAAGACTCACTTTTCTCAACAGTCACACCAAGGACTACTCTTCCCACCCAGTCCCCTGGATGGGAGACTACACCGGCAGAAACGCCACCCGCTGCCTCTCCCCCACTCCAGACCCCACAGATGGCTGTCTTGGAGGAGCCCCCTCAGCATTTTGTGCACCAGTCTGCTAAAGAGTCCACCAAGGCAAATTGTGTCCTCTGTGTGATGTTCCCCAGCCAAGGGTCTGGTCCCCACAAGGCAGGGACAGCTCCAATTGGGCCTAATCCCTTTCTTACTCAACCAGTCATTCAAGGACAATCACACTGCCCCCCTCTCCAGCCACTCCCCACTAGTCACACTTCTTTCTTAAGCTCAGAGTGTTCCCCAGGGAATTTGGAGACCTAGAAAGCTCCCACCTAAGGGCAGACCCTTTCACCTGTCTTCTTTGGCTCTCAGCCTTTCTGTATCTTGAGGTGTGATCTGAGGATGCAGCAGTAAAGACAGCAGCTGTATCCACACACAGAGGTCAGGAACTGAGGAGCGCCTGGTAGCAGGAATCCCGGAGGCAGGGCTAGAAGTCCAGCCTGAGGCTAGCCACACCCAAATCCATTTCTGGGCTGAGGTCTGCAGTGTGGCCAGGGAGGGCTGTAGGCTTTTATTTCTgatgccttttctctctctgcagcAGGAACTGGCAGCAGCATTTATGCAAATAACCCGACCTGCCAGAGGAAGCTGGGTGTCAATGGCTTCCCCTTCCTCCAGTGCAATGCAGGAGCACCAAGGTCCTCAGACGCCTCCAGAGAAAGCAGACTTAAGTCCACATCCCCAGACTCCGGCTACACTCTCCTCAGAACACACTGAAgtttcccaggctggccctggCCCCTCACATTACGTTTCCCTGGCTCCCAATTCCCTGAGCACACATTTGTCTTCAGAAATAACTTCTTCTCTGTGGCCTTCCTGGCCATCTGATGGGCCCCCAATGCTCCTGAGTTCTGAACCATCTGTTAAGCTAACTGAAGTTCCAAGAGCTATGAGAGCTGGTCA encodes:
- the Gm572 gene encoding uncharacterized protein C1orf127 homolog isoform 2 precursor (isoform 2 precursor is encoded by transcript variant 2; The RefSeq protein has 2 substitutions, 1 frameshift compared to this genomic sequence), encoding MWGSVAVVWAICLACIQPAVFPWILPVRSNKDRPRPAHGALTEKVECFSDYMTLQIPSSHVQGLKQWLVGVLRLPGSKRAPNHLDSLLTKCGYLLHPAHEGGFIFRALYSGCFVQKEKANYRLEIRMFQKGAKRLKQSDRYIMRCPMMVARLGEQSVRCHPSFIQVSRPWPPRTDAGQTPWLLSLRGELVASLEDASLMGLEVDIGATMVTIQSPRQELLQRQEVWNTSLELLPLWLVSGSYAYSFEAACPLVSSQPGSEISVHIPKQRLGLVKRGSLVEESLSPRFLQVQQTDTFTVAEDRDFVIVSIPSMRLLQDQPCQKARESPGTQAFYRVDLSLDFAEMDSPVHWTVENFFQCVDSCGTDIDFEREGWNATRPVCSQRSEATRWGGGVGLSSSL